One window of the Oncorhynchus mykiss isolate Arlee chromosome 5, USDA_OmykA_1.1, whole genome shotgun sequence genome contains the following:
- the LOC110524164 gene encoding CTD small phosphatase-like protein 3, giving the protein MKMKLRSRSIADPSSARFNGRWNSKREARNVTQKDEEVQQLYDQSLYSDDIPTSTKRPLVQGRGRKRVAAPDYEEREDLDFKTPVNVRHHRVLSELNPSFPLNSTVRNIYSPVVRFLTPTKENVRTPSSGDVMSPEQCVFGYGSISLLAGDEDCNDTFSPFSFMKNIPSKCQQSKPCIRDIPPKTRSTPQATLVLDLDETLMYSSLNVIEDAEYTFRTCFQDNPYKVYVILRPHVKEFLEAMTKHFEMFVYTSAKKEYAEKILDILDPKRMLFRHRLYQQNCTCVLGHYVKDLGVLERDLAKTVVLDNAPHTYPYHLMNVLPIKSWSGNDDDKELQKLIPCLERLSGADDFREVLKRRTDHFHRLLSED; this is encoded by the exons ATGAAGATGAAACTTCGGTCTCGAAGTATTGCTGACCCTTCATCAGCACGGTTTAATGGTCGGTGGAACTCAAAGAGAGAGGCGCGGAACGTAACTCAAAAG GATGAAGAGGTACAACAGCTATACGACCAGTCACTCTACTCTGATGATATCCCCACCTCTACAAAGCGCCCTCTTGTACAAGGGCGTGGGAGGAAAAGGGTGGCAGCCCCAGACTATGAAGAAAGAGAAG ATCTGGACTTCAAGACCCCCGTTAATGTGCGCCATCACCGGGTGTTGTCGGAGCTAAACCCCTCCTTTCCCCTCAATTCCACTGTGCGAAATATTTACTCCCCCGTTGTCCGTTTCCTCACTCCTACCAAGGAAA ATGTGAGAACCCCCAGCAGTGGTGATGTGATGAGCCCAGAGCAGTGTGTGTTTGGCTATGGTTCCATTAGCCTTCTCGCTGGAGATGAGGACTGCAATGACACTTTCAGCCC CTTCTCTTTCATGAAGAACATTCCATCCAAGTGCCAGCAATCCAAACCCTGCATAAGAGACATTCCACCTAAGACGAGGAGTACTCCCCAAGCTACGCTAGTTTTAGATCTG GATGAAACACTCATGTACAGCTCTCTGAATGTGATTGAGGATGCAGAGTATACCTTCCGCACATGTTTCCAGGACAATCCGTACAAG GTCTACGTGATTCTACGACCACATGTGAAAGAATTTCTGGAAGCCATGACCAAACATTTTGAG aTGTTTGTTTATACATCTGCGAAGAAAGAATATGCAGAGAAAATCCTGGACATCTTGGACCCAAAGAGAATGCTTTTTCG ACACCGTTTGTATCAACAGAACTGTACCTGTGTTCTGGGGCACTATGTCAAGGACTTGGGTGTACTTGAGAGGGACCTTGCTAAGACAGTGGTTTTGGACAACGCTCCACACACGTACCCCTACCAT CTGATGAATGTGCTTCCCATCAAAAGCTGGTCTGGAAATGACGATGACAAAGAACTTCAGAAGCTCATCCCATGTCTTGAGAGACTGTCAGGAGCA GATGATTTCCGGGAAGTACTGAAGAGGAGGACGGACCACTTTCACAGATTGCTCTCTGAGGATTGA